The following DNA comes from Acipenser ruthenus chromosome 58, fAciRut3.2 maternal haplotype, whole genome shotgun sequence.
TCTGTTTCCTGCGCTTCTAAAGCAGATCTAGGAAGACGCACCTCCACTCCAGCACCCCAGAGCAAAATCTCTTCTGATGGGAAACTGCAGCGTAAGCAGAAACACAGAGATTCGACACCCCAAGATGATTATGTGAAGAAACTGAGAACTCGCTCGGTTCAGAATCTTTCTGCACAAGATAGCCGACCACTTCCTGTGGGATATACAGCAACTCCACATCCCGACAGCTCTGCAACCCAGGGCAACTTCATTTCCGTACAAACTCCCCAGCAGATTCCTTCAGAGCAGATCTTGTATCGCTGTACTGTATGTGGCACCAATTTCAGTAACCGAGGAAagctgaaaatacaccagcgtagtcacacaggagagaaatccTATCACTGTACAGAGTGTGGGAAGACATTCAGAGGTGCAACTGGATTAAAACTACACCAAcctattcacacaggagagaaaccgtttcactgtgcagaTTGTGGGAAGGGTTTTAATCAGAAAGTAcaccttcaaacacaccagcgaattcacacaggagagaaaccgtttcactgtgcagaGTGTGGGAAGATATTCAGATTTGCAACTGGATTAAAAGTACACCaacgtattcacacaggagagaaaccgtatgagtgtcctgactgtgggaggagtttcagttTCAAAGCTAACCTgcaaagacaccagcgaattcacacaggagagaaaccgtttcactgtgctgattgtgggaggcGTTTTAGTCAGAAAGGTgctcttcaaaaacaccagcgaattcacacaggagagaaaccgtatgagtgtcctgactgtggtaggagttttaatcagaaagaaagccttcaatcacaccagctaactcacagtacagataaaccatttcactgtgctgattctGGGAAAGGTTTTAATCGTAAAACTTTACttcaagcacaccagcgaattcacaagggagagaaaccgtataAGTGTTTTGATTGTGGGAGGAGTTTTTATCAGAAAGGTGATTTTCaaagacaccagcgaactcacacaggagaaaaaccatataagtgtcctgactgtgggaggcgttTTAATCGCAAAGGtaaccttcaaaaacaccagctaactcacacaggagagaaaccatacgagtgtcctgactgtgggtggcgttttaatcagaaatgtaaccttcaaacacaccagcgaattcacacaggattGAAACTGTATGTGAGTCCAgtatgtgggaggagtttcagtcGAAGACGCAGCCTCAGAACACACCACATAACCCACACTGGAGTGAAACCTTTTGAGTGtagtgagtgtgggaagagatttgcAGTgtcaaataaactaaagaaacacAGTCTAGTTCACAGAgattcagtcagtcaggacacttaaaaacaaaacaaaaacaattcagtTTACTCAATGAAAGCATCTCAATCACACCAGAATACCAAAGCAGACCCTGCGTCTCTCTCGTCGGTTTCAAATGCAGGGAgctgtgaaaataaacaaattcaacaAAAAATCCCAAGCCTGCTGTGTATGCAAATGATTGTAGCCCTGTTTCCTACAGCAGTgcttctgaaactggggaggcACAGAATgtattctgggggggggggggggtgagaaaGCTCATGCAAACATGTGTAGAAATGACCGCACACATCTtaatctgtatatatattaaaacaaatgctaCTGCTGACACCTCCTGCCACACGAAGTACCGCAGACGAGAggaagggtcccagggtgtcagcttcaacaacatcactggggagtggcttccagaccctcacaattctctgtgtaaaaaaagcgcctcctattttcttctCAATTTAAGGGTTCATATTTCCAGTGACAGATGTTAGAACATTAGTAGCTACACCACAACCCTGCAGTTTTGCAGTTACAGACGCACACATTTCCTGGGCGAGATCCTTCGTCACGTAGCAGCTTTGTGAAGATCCCGGTGATTCCAAAGAAAAATCATTCAAGTCGCTTTGCCGGTCAGAGATACTTACATCTATCATTGGAAATATGGAGGAACTTGTGCATGAATTGCATTCAGATATAAAAGATGATGTAATGGGCTTCGTATCTTCTCATGACATCATTAGATCTAAGATGGAGCAAAGCTTCGACAGCTTTGAAGATCAATTTACAAACTTTAATACCGAAGCTAAATGGAAACAACATTTCAGTGAATAATggggtgtatttgtattttgattttaagttGTATAGTTTGGGAATTGAAATAAGTATCGTGGCACTTTGAGGGCTGGTTATGCAATGGGAATTTCTATAAATATGGAGATATAAAGGAAGATGTAAATATCACTCCTTCCACAGAAGGTGCAGGTTTGTCACTGCTTCCATTGAATTGAGGAGATCGCAGCCAAAAGTGTGTTCACAAAGAACGTCCAAAATATGAGATCCAAAGGCAACCAAACCACTCACCGTGGACACAAAATTTTGGCTGTGATGTCAAAATCTCCCGAGttaaagtgaaacagtaacaaagTGTCATGTTCTGGAGTTAAATGCATTTGTGTGAATTACAAGTTGGGctacagaaataatacaaaataacccagGATGGCAGTGAGGACATTTTGATTTGGGAAATGATATTCAAGTGTACTTTTTTTCCTTTACCAGCAGTTATTCTTGTGGATGAACACTGTTGTCTAAAAGTAACTGACATCCAAAAATTATAAACTGTACTTGGTGTCCAAAAGgtgtattttgtgaaataaatgctTTGATTTAATAGAGTCATGTGTGTGGATCCCTTTTTAGAATTTGTATGAAGtgtatttaattactgttttgtCTTACAAGTATTCCTGTAGCATAGTATTTAATCTATGAAGCTGAATATTTATGAGTGAGTTAAAATTACTAAATAGCAGTGTGACATTTACACTTACACCACAATATAGTTAAACTTACACTGAATGAGATGACATTTAAACTCCTACAGTGTTGAAAACTTTACTCTCTAGCAGGGTTAATTTCTTAACACTTTCCAATGTGTTCAATTAACACGGACATCGAGGGAGCCATATGTTCACTACAAAAGTGTCAGAGTTAATTATGGGTTAATCCGGCCTTGATTGAAGGTATATTTTAGGAACAGCTTGTGGCACTGGcaagatacaattaaataaataaatacatagccaTGGTCCAGGACGTTAAAcagaatatgaattattaaacacataatcagaaaacAAGTGATTCACACGATTGATTGTATAATAAAATCACTCTGCTGTGAACTTGCTCAGCACATCGCTACAGTTGTGTACTTATAAGCAATGtgagtacaaaataacaaaaccgggaagataatgttactgtttctgaccgggacaaaaacaTGAAGTCTGAAAACTGGCAAGCCCGGCTTTACCGGGGCGTCTGGTCACCCTGGTCAAGGATCCATTGCCGTCAGCTTCCATCCGGGTGCTTCCAGCAGGAGGCGCCAATCCGCTAACGTGACGTCACGACGCGCTCGTCTccatgggagcagggaggaagcggaagtgtgtgtgggtttgtttacattgtgtgtgtgggactgcgtggggttgttgagctgcagcagcagagaaacttgctaaataagtcaagtgctgactgaataacaaagagaggctcccaatattattcataataaaagcgtgaatacagaaaggatatcagtctcaagctaacagtcagtgaagatggacgtcagtgtctccgtgtcgttctttcaagacgagctcgcctctaccatcgagcacgcagtgaaagcggctgtagacaccgtcttgtgcgaaatcacaaaagttgtcggcggcaaattcactgaattccgaatggaaatggctggaaaggagaaagagaatgaaagtctgaagctgagattggaaatatcagagagcgagttgaaagcagtgcgggaatgcatgaacgctgcagatgcagacattaaacaacctctcagaaacatgaaccccgactgcaatgaacaagactttcagaggaacgagaaccaggggtTATTCATCAGAGTTCAAGGTGAGTTTAATAATGTTATGGTTCTTGTAACCCTTCCagtcattaaataaaatacaattaaatacagcacTACTGCAATGATTGTGTTTCCTTGAAGAAGGCCCCGTTCACAATGTTGCATATATAATATCcatgatgtgttatttcatacagtCATAAACTCCACAGAATtacatgattgtatttatttgtacagtgagagttaaaagcatgtataattttgtttcacgcagattctggagagagatgtgctttcagtgaagcagaggaggggccagtgatagaagctgtttacacaaaagaggaaatctgtgatcaggagtggtgtggaagaataatggagattacagacctgacaattgtagaaagtaaagagatccctgaacttgaacctgtccacattaaagaggaggccgtagagctggagtgtgatgacatcacagaggaagttagtaaagaaaataaagtcgATACGCTGGAGGAGAATGTAGTTAAGATGGAATCTAGCTGCTGTGAGGATTGTCCTCCTGAACAGATCTGCATGAAACCCAATCACCCTGTCTCTGAAGACACTGGTTCTAGTGCTGGAGAAGAGggcactgtgctggggtccattcagaggaaacatcacccccctcaggaaagagctacagatggaaaggaggaaggagcgatgccgtccacgagcagcacagcatgtgagtagaatgtcaaaaatacagtttatataagaattgcaattgttttgtgaagGCTAAAGAGTTTATCATTTGTCTTGCTTTTCAATGTTCTAATTGTTAACAGTGATGGCTGTGAGGTGAAGCCTTGCAGGAAAGTGGCTGTGATTCAATGCTGTGCAGTAACCTTGGCTTCTGTTTCCTGCGCTTCTAAAGCAGATCTAGGAAGACGCACCTCCACTCCAGCACCCCAGAGCAAAATCCCTTCTGATGGGAAACTGCAGCGtaagcagaaacacagagagtcgACACCCCAAGATGAATATGTGAAGAAACTGAGAACTCGCTCGGTTCAGAATCTTTCTGCACAAGATAGCCGACCACTTCCTGTGGGatttacagcgactgcacatccTGACAGTTCTGCAACCCAGGGCAACTTCATTTCCATACAAACTCCCCAGCAGATTCCTTCAGAACAGATcttgtatcactgtactgaatgtggcacCAATTTCAGTGACCAGGGAAAGCTGAAAATACACCAGTGTAGTCACACGGaggagaaaccgtttcactgttcagagtgtgggaagagttttactCGGAAAAGCAGACTTCagttacaccagcgaattcataagGGAGAGAAACTGTACGTGTGTCCACtatgtgggaggagtttcaatCGGAAAGACAACCTGAAAATGCACCACACAAAAatccacacgggagagaaaccatacgagtgtcctgactgtgggaggcgttttaatcagaaatgtaacctccaaacacaccagcgaattcacacaggagagaaaccgtttcactgtgctgattgcgGGAGGAGTTTTAATCGGAAAGGTGACCTTCAAagacaccagctaactcacagtacagataaaccgTTTCagtgtgctgattgtgggaaaggttTTAATCGTAAATATAGACttcaagcacaccagcgaattcacacgggagagaaaacGTATGTGAGTCCAGTAAGTGGAAGGAGTTTCAATCGGAAAGACAACCTCAGAACACACCACATAACCCACCCGGGAGAGAAACCTTTTGAGTGtagtgagtgtgggaagagatttgtagagtcaaaaaaactaaagaaacacagTCTAGTTCACAGAGATGTTGTCAGGTAGgacacttacaaaaaaaatgtttactcaATGAAAGCATCTCAATCACACCAGAATACCAAAGCAGACCTGCGTCTCTCTCGTTGGTTTCAAATGCAGGGAgctgtgaaaataaacaaattcaactcaaAAAATCCCAAGGCTGCTGTGTATGCAAATGATTGTAGCCCTGTTTCCTACAGCAGTgcttctgaaactggggaggcACAGAATGTATCCTGGGGGGGTTGAAAAAGCTCAGGGAAACGTGTAGAAATGAACGCGCACATCTTaacctgtatatatattaaaacaaatgctaCTGCTGACACCTCCTGCCACACGAAGTACCGCAGACGAGaggaaggatcccagggtgtcagcttcaacaacattactggggagtggattccagaccctcaccagtctctgtgtaaaaaaagtgcctcctattttatttacaatttaatgGTGCATATTTCCAATGACAGATGTTAGAACATTAGTAGCTACACCACAACCCTGCAGTTTTGCAATTACAGACGCACACATTTCTTGGGCGAGTTCCTTCGTCAAGTAGCAGCTTTGTGAAGTTCCCGGTGATTCTAAAGAAAAATCATTCAAGTCGCTTTGCTGGTCAGAGATACTTACATCTGTCATTGGAAATATGAACGAACTTGTGCATGAATTGCATTCAGATATAAAAGTAATGTAATGAGCTTAGTATCTTCTCACGACACCATCAGATCTAAGATGGAGAAAAGCTTCGacagctttgaaaatccatttacaaACTTTAATACTGAAGCTAATTTAAAGATACAgctctcattttttaaaataataataaatagatgcAAAAATACTTCATAGCATCATCAAAAAATATTGTGGCCAGATTCACACACATAAGGTTAaccatacacacatatataagacaacaacataaagaaaagtgAACTTGTAAATATTAGCTATGACCTTTAACCTCTAAAGTCAGCaaccattttgtttctgctgatgtGGCACTATCAGCCATCTTTATATGTTGAGGTATCACTGGTGGCCATCTTTTATACACGGCTGACCAGCAACAAGGAATACGAACtttggtttttttaaattatattttctctTTGCTTGTGTTGTTCTCCAAGAATGGAGATACACTGCAGTGATTTGGGGAAAATGGGGGAAATGGTAAGTCAGAATTCATTACTCATGCatatcacaagcacacacacacattcatacatgaagggaagtaggaaaggttcttggagtcaacaaaaataccttggtacaaaaataaattaaaaagccgTCCTGTCACACTCCTTTAGTTTATTACAGAgcctgtgactttgaaaatggggaacgtccagactccagcaaCACTCAGGAACACCATGGAGGGGCTGCTGTTTGAGTTACTAGCCGAGAAAGTGGCTTGTAAGAGACTCTTTCAAAACGtgatccccgtaaatgtaaaaatgttcaacaaCTTAAAATGTATAACCAATTTAATACATAAAGATGTTGATGCTCAATAATGGCAAGAGCTGTTCGATACACATGTAATACCACATAAAACACTAAAGGACTTTTTAATGAATATAGTATCAAGTGTTTAATGAAATAGACGACCACATGCTTATACATCtaattgttttgtatgcttatgtgactgATGTCTGTTTTAATAACCTGGCCAGGTTTTTAGGAGATGAGGATATATCAAAAGTTGTACAAAATGTTGTGGAATACTTAGTGACTTATCATGAATGTTTGTGTGAAGACTTTATAATCCtcttgataaactgtgaataaatCTTTTGAACTACAGTTGTCTCAAATGTGTTATgataaactttgaataaaaaccTTTTGAACTACATACTTGTCACAGTTGTGTTATTATGGTTAAAGATGTCACTTCAGCGTATGAAAAAATTATACTACGATATCTTGGGGGCTTAGGGAGTTTCCAGACTCTTCAAAGGGCTCTGGGGTCTGATGGCTctaaagtctctgagagggtCCTAACAGGGtttttatcagagcaagactcGTATACTTTGCATAAACCCTctagaataaactttaaaagaaatacataagaacataagaatgtttccAAAATCTGCTAACACAATGGATAAGCACGTGCATGATTAACAGAGTAAACGAACTCTAGGAAAGATGGATTATCAGAAATTTCTGATAATTATCCTTAACTATTAACAGTGCAAAGaaagaaacttcaattcaatgactagaagtctttttctaAAAGTGCAAAATTGagaaatatataagaacataagaaagtttacgaacgagaggaggccccattcagcccatcttgctcgtttggttgttagtagcttattgatcccagaatctcatcaagcagcttcttgaaggatcccagagtgtcagcttcaacaacattatgtatCTAATATCGACGGTCAGTGGCAAGCTGacttagtggatatgtgttgcgTGTCACAATGAAATCGGCACAACGGTTTATAAACAGGTAGGTCGCATTGTTAAGACATAAAGCACTAAttgtttaaagattgttttagttGCGCACGACAAAGtcgttttaatgaaaacaaaccacGACTGATTATCCACATCCCAAACACATCATGTCGTCCTGTCGAAAAAGTTAGCAAATTATTGCAAAATGCAATGCGTGCGCACATCGCTCCTATTTTACCTCAGCCACGAGCAAAAGAAAAATCAGACGTGCCTGTGGGACGATCTAATTTCACTCCTGCACACGCCAGGGATACAGATTTCTGAGGTGGGTCCTGAATATCTAGGACTATAGAAAGAAGggtaggacagtcaatcccgtgatgcagttcggtactcaaatacaggcgccatttgtggagcccactcagtactgaatacattgcggggCTGCTGTGGGGCAGCGCTAaccggtattttttttaataacaatacaaagcGACTCGCTGTTATTTATGCGAATTAATGcttatgtcaagaaacattttgccagggcaaGCGTGAATAAGTTAAAAGCATTACGAGCCCAgctctacgggctccagaaatgctccactgtttactaactctgcccacttgtgacatcattttcctatccttctttataGTGGGTGagttcacgacacgcagactttcgttattctgcgcagaatctgtaCAGAATCGGAGCAAGAAGCCAATGCattttcagaatctttgcagaaCCTGCGCAGACTcagcaaagtctgcctctcgtgaacgcacccatagtCCTAGCTGAATATGCGCCTCTCTTTCTCCAAAGTCGCTGGGTGCGTTCATGAAGATCATTAtgcgcagaatctgaccaattcatGGAAGATCATttggctaaactggtcagattctgcagagaatgatctccgtgaacacgcCCTCTTATTTCTGTAATGAAATGGGGCGTCACTGGCAGTGGGCGTGCCTGGTTGGAACCGTCACGTATTATTGGCTGCAGAAACACTCGAAACCCAGCTTGCGAAACTGATTGGCTGACCTCCCTGTGGAAAGAAGGGCGGGATCGCGATGACCTGCTGTGGATCCGAAATGGCGCCAGTTTCGTCTCTCTGCTTTGTGGTCGAAGAGTTTGTATTCTGAAGCTGCTGCTCGTAATGTGAGAGCGTGGGTCATTGTCCGTGGCAGTGGACACGACTAACACGCACAcgtatgtaattgtatataacttctgttttgtttgtccgtGGGCTCGATATGGTGCCGACCCCCCTAGTCATTGTACTTGTTTGATTCATTAACTGATTATagagtttgttttctttttttttttctttgaatggTTTTAAAGTGACGGTTTAGATTTGAAAAGGAAGTCTGGAGACCGACGAAAGAAAACTACAACTTACGCAGACTGCAGAGAGAGAGGTAAACAAAACGTAACTTATTATCGTAGTTTAATTCAAATTGGTTGCCGCTGCTTTTGAGCAAAACGGAATTTGAAAACTGAACACAAAATGaagttttacatttaaatctACAGGCATGCTCTTCGATACCAGCGAGTATTTAATGCATGTattttcctaaatacatgcattaaataccctgacggcgtttgaaagtcAGGAAAgtgattgtatttatcttgctcttaatttgtattattacttgttgataagggcgcctgctaaataaataaa
Coding sequences within:
- the LOC117407641 gene encoding oocyte zinc finger protein XlCOF6-like — its product is MDVSVSVSFFQDELASTIEHAVKAAVDTVLCEITKVVGGKFTEFQMEMAGKKKENESLKLRLEISESELKAVRLCVSAADANIRQGLGNMNTDCKKQNHPRIESQRLFTRVKDSGERRAFSEAEKGPVIEAVYTQEEICDQEWCGRIMEITDLTTVESKEIPELEPVHIKEEAVELECDHITQEVSKENKVNTLEENIVKMESSCCEDCPPEQICMKPNQPVSEDTGSSVGEEGTVLGSIQRKHHPPQERAADGKEEGAMPSTSSTAYLGRRTSTPAPQSKISSDGKLQRKQKHRDSTPQDDYVKKLRTRSVQNLSAQDSRPLPVGYTATPHPDSSATQGNFISVQTPQQIPSEQILYRCTVCGTNFSNRGKLKIHQRSHTGEKSYHCTECGKTFRGATGLKLHQPIHTGEKPFHCADCGKGFNQKVHLQTHQRIHTGEKPFHCAECGKIFRFATGLKVHQRIHTGEKPYECPDCGRSFSFKANLQRHQRIHTGEKPFHCADCGRRFSQKGALQKHQRIHTGEKPYECPDCGRSFNQKESLQSHQLTHSTDKPFHCADSGKGFNRKTLLQAHQRIHKGEKPYKCFDCGRSFYQKGDFQRHQRTHTGEKPYKCPDCGRRFNRKGNLQKHQLTHTGEKPYECPDCGWRFNQKCNLQTHQRIHTGLKLYVSPVCGRSFSRRRSLRTHHITHTGVKPFECSECGKRFAVSNKLKKHSLVHRDSVSQDT